From a region of the Sulfuriferula plumbiphila genome:
- a CDS encoding ParA family protein has protein sequence MAKILAVTNQKGGVGKTTSAVNLAASLAALGQRVLLVDLDPQGNATMGCGVDKRSLRHTVYHVLLELAPLPEVRQHSDSGKFDLLPANRELAGAEVELVDQPQREIRLKKALSAVTVEYDYVLIDCPPALNLLTVNGLTAADAVMIPMQCEYYALEGLSDLVNTIKKVRANLNPRLEIEGLLRTMFDPRNTLAQQVSDQLKQHFGSKVYDTVIPRNIRLAEAPSHGRPVLSYDRNSRGALAYHGLAAEILQRSIDLK, from the coding sequence ATGGCAAAAATTCTGGCAGTAACCAATCAAAAAGGCGGGGTAGGCAAGACCACCTCAGCCGTCAATCTGGCCGCAAGTCTGGCTGCGCTAGGGCAGCGTGTTCTGCTGGTAGACCTGGACCCGCAGGGCAACGCCACCATGGGCTGCGGTGTGGATAAGCGCAGCCTGCGCCATACCGTATACCATGTATTGCTGGAGCTGGCGCCTTTGCCGGAGGTGCGCCAGCATTCCGACAGCGGCAAGTTTGACTTGTTGCCGGCCAACCGCGAACTGGCGGGTGCCGAGGTGGAGTTGGTGGATCAGCCGCAGCGCGAGATCCGGCTCAAAAAAGCCCTGTCGGCAGTGACGGTGGAATATGACTACGTATTGATTGATTGTCCGCCGGCGCTTAACCTGCTCACGGTGAACGGACTAACTGCCGCTGACGCGGTGATGATTCCCATGCAATGCGAATATTACGCGCTGGAGGGCCTGTCCGATCTGGTCAATACAATTAAAAAAGTACGCGCCAACCTCAACCCGCGGCTGGAAATAGAAGGCTTGCTGCGCACCATGTTCGATCCGCGCAATACGCTTGCCCAGCAGGTTTCAGATCAACTCAAGCAGCATTTCGGCAGCAAGGTTTACGATACCGTGATCCCGCGCAACATACGGCTGGCTGAAGCGCCCAGTCATGGCCGCCCGGTATTGTCGTACGACCGCAATTCCAGGGGTGCGCTGGCTTATCATGGTCTCGCAGCAGAGATTCTGCAGCGCAGCATTGATTTAAAGTAA
- the rsmG gene encoding 16S rRNA (guanine(527)-N(7))-methyltransferase RsmG encodes MTPHQQLEAGASSLGLALDGKQLVRLMQYLGLIQKWNRVHNLTALRDPQKILTHHLLDSLAVLPHVRVNRLLDVGSGAGLPGIPLAIARPDWEITLSDSNHKKSSFQQQAVIELGLSNVRVASGRVEEIKSGQKFDGVISRAFAGVGEFIACTHLLLATAGRWYAMKGVRPDEELAQLPAGVEVERVVPLTVPGLDAQRHLIILKAV; translated from the coding sequence ATGACTCCGCACCAGCAACTGGAGGCGGGCGCCAGCTCGCTGGGGCTGGCGCTGGATGGAAAGCAGCTGGTCAGGCTGATGCAATACCTTGGCCTGATCCAGAAGTGGAATCGCGTGCATAACCTGACCGCGCTGCGCGATCCGCAAAAAATACTGACGCACCATCTGCTGGATAGCCTCGCAGTGTTGCCGCATGTTCGCGTCAACCGCTTGCTGGATGTGGGTAGCGGTGCGGGTTTGCCGGGCATCCCATTGGCCATTGCCCGCCCGGACTGGGAAATCACACTGTCAGATAGCAACCACAAAAAGTCCAGCTTTCAGCAACAGGCGGTGATTGAATTGGGTTTGAGCAACGTGCGGGTAGCTTCCGGGCGGGTAGAGGAGATCAAGTCTGGACAAAAGTTTGATGGCGTGATCTCCAGGGCGTTTGCCGGGGTTGGAGAATTCATAGCCTGCACGCATCTCTTATTGGCTACGGCGGGGCGCTGGTATGCCATGAAGGGGGTGCGCCCGGACGAGGAGCTGGCACAATTGCCGGCCGGAGTCGAAGTGGAGCGGGTCGTGCCATTGACTGTGCCCGGGCTGGATGCGCAGCGTCATCTGATTATCCTGAAAGCGGTGTAA